CTGAAACTGGCCGGCGATACCGAAAGCGCAGGTATTCTCGAAACGATCTATACGGATGAACAGAACCATGTCCGCGCGGGAGCAAGGTGGTTTGCCTTTCTCTGCCAGGAGCGCGGGCTCGGTCCGGAAGAGACATTTCACCGCCTCGTCAGAGAGCATTTCAAAGGCTTGCTCAAGCCGCCGTTCAACGAAGAAGCGCGCAGCAATGCGGGACTTTCGCAGAACTTTTATATGCCGCTGGTGAACCGCTAAACCGCTGTGTGCGCTATGGTAAATCGATATTAACCATTAACATTAAAACTCGACGGGAGTATGTTGTCCCCTGTGCCATATTGGGGTGATATAGGCACCTATAAACAGGGGGCTAAGGGGCATTGAGGGGCATGCACCAACGGTCGGGCTGGGCCGATAAATTCCGCAATTTTTTGCGTCACATGTATGTGGAGCGGCAGATTTATATCCGCAGCCACGGGCATGTGCAGTTCATATCGCTGTCGCCGCTGACGCAGACCGTGTTCGCGACGATTGCTTTCGTGTTCCTGAGCTGGATCGCGTTTTCCTCGGTCAACGTGGTCTTCAAGGAACAGATCATCGCCGCGAAAGACCGGCGCTACGTGAAGATGCAGTCCGCTTATGAAGAGCGGATGGCGCAATTGCAGTCGGCTTACGACGAACTCAACGGGCAGCTGGTCATTACGGAGGAGCGCTTCCTCGCCACGACGCGCCAGCTCGAGGACAAGCACAAGCAGCTTTCGGCGCTGATGAGCCAGCGCCAGACCGCCGGATCGCAGCTCGACACGATGCGCCGCCGCTACGCCGCCACGCTGCGCGGCCAGGGCAACGCCGAAAGCAGCAGCAATACCGTGCTTATGCGCGTCGACGAGGCGTCGGAAGGCGCCGATATCGTGCCGACGAGCGAGCGGCCGCAAAAGGCGGCGGAGCTCGACCGCTTCTTCATCGAGGCGACGGATGACGGCGCGGTGTTCGATATTGCGGGGCTGGCGGGCGCCGAGAGCAACCAAAACGGTACGGTTTCCCAGATAGATACGCGGCTTTCCCGCCTCGACACTGCGCAGCAGGGCCTCATCAACAATGTCGAGGAGATCACGGACCGACGGGTGCGGGAGCTCAAATCGATCATCGCGATGACCAAGGTGATCGACCCGGACGACCTGCTGAAGCGCGGCAGCAAGGCCCGGGACGACGCCCAGGGCGGCCCCTTCATCAGCCTTGCAGACGCCGACGCGCTGGCCGGCGGCGACGATGAAACGGCCTTTCAACGGCAGCTCTTCAGAGTAAGCCAGAACCTGAAGAAAATGGCCGATCTTGAGGATTCCATTGCCAGAATGCCGCTCGCGGAGCCGCTTGTTTCCTACCGGAAAACCAGCAGCTATGGCGCCCGGCGCGACCCCTTCAACGGCCGCATGGCCTTTCATTCCGGCGAGGACATGGCGGCCAGCTATGGTGCCCTGATCTTCGCGCCGGGAGCCGGCACGGTAAGCTATGCGGGCTGGAAGGGCGGCTATGGCAGGGTCATCGAAATCGACCATGGGAACGGCTTCCGGACGCGCTACGGGCATCTCGGCAAGATCGACGTCAAGGCTGGCCAGAAAATTGCATTCCGTGAAGTCATCGGCAAAGTAGGGTCTTCTGGCCGCAGCAGCGGGCCCCATCTTCACTATGAGGTCTGGTTCGACGGTATCGTCCGCAACCCCTCCAAGTTCATTGAGGCAGGGCATTATGTTTTCGCGAAGCAAGGATAGAGACACCGAAAAAGCACCGGTTCCCGCCGCATCCGCGCCTGTTTCCGCGCCGGGTGGCAGCAACAACCGGCGCCCCAACGTCCGGACCGCGCCGTCCATCATCTCCAGCGACCTGGTGGTGCATGGCAATCTGGTGGCGACCGGCGACATTCAGATCGACGGCACCGTGGAAGGCGATATCCGCAGCCAGTCGCTGACAATCGGCGAAAAAGCGTCGATTACCGGCGAAGTGGTGGCGGAAGACATCGTGATCCGCGGCCGCGTGCTCGGCACCATCCGTGGGCGGCGCGTTCAGCTCGCCTCCACCTGCCATGTCGAAGGCGACATCCTGCATGAAGCGCTGGCCGTGGAAACGGGCGCGTTTTTCGAAGGAAACTGCCGCCATTCGGACGATCCGATCAGCCAGTCCGGGCCTGCACGACAGGCCCCCGGCGCGGCACCCCGCCCGGCTTCCGCCGCGCCCACGCTCGGCGACCTGCCGCGCGCGACGCCCCGCCCCGCCCCGACC
Above is a window of Parvibaculum lavamentivorans DS-1 DNA encoding:
- a CDS encoding peptidoglycan DD-metalloendopeptidase family protein: MHQRSGWADKFRNFLRHMYVERQIYIRSHGHVQFISLSPLTQTVFATIAFVFLSWIAFSSVNVVFKEQIIAAKDRRYVKMQSAYEERMAQLQSAYDELNGQLVITEERFLATTRQLEDKHKQLSALMSQRQTAGSQLDTMRRRYAATLRGQGNAESSSNTVLMRVDEASEGADIVPTSERPQKAAELDRFFIEATDDGAVFDIAGLAGAESNQNGTVSQIDTRLSRLDTAQQGLINNVEEITDRRVRELKSIIAMTKVIDPDDLLKRGSKARDDAQGGPFISLADADALAGGDDETAFQRQLFRVSQNLKKMADLEDSIARMPLAEPLVSYRKTSSYGARRDPFNGRMAFHSGEDMAASYGALIFAPGAGTVSYAGWKGGYGRVIEIDHGNGFRTRYGHLGKIDVKAGQKIAFREVIGKVGSSGRSSGPHLHYEVWFDGIVRNPSKFIEAGHYVFAKQG
- a CDS encoding bactofilin family protein encodes the protein MFSRSKDRDTEKAPVPAASAPVSAPGGSNNRRPNVRTAPSIISSDLVVHGNLVATGDIQIDGTVEGDIRSQSLTIGEKASITGEVVAEDIVIRGRVLGTIRGRRVQLASTCHVEGDILHEALAVETGAFFEGNCRHSDDPISQSGPARQAPGAAPRPASAAPTLGDLPRATPRPAPTGDSPVVVNDGGVVVKRPAAQ